The Ornithinimicrobium sufpigmenti genome includes the window GAGGGGTCGGTGACCGCCGGTGGGGCGCTGATGAACACCACCGACGTGGAGAACTTCCCTGGCTTCCCCGAGGGCATCATGGGCCCGGAGCTGATGATGAACATGCGCGAGCAGGCCGAGCGGTTCGGCGGGGAGATGATCCGCGACGACGTGATCGAGATGGACCTGTCCGGGCCGGTGAAGACGGTGACGGACGGCTCCGGCGACGTGCACCGCGCCCGCAGCGTGATCCTCGCCATGGGCTCGGCCTACCGCGAGCTCGGGCTCCCGCGGGAGAAGGAGCTCTCCGGCCACGGCGTGTCCTGGTGCGCCACCTGCGACGGCGCCTTCTTCCGCGACCAGGACATCCTCGTCGTCGGGGGCGGTGACTCGGCGATGGAGGAGGCGACGTTCCTGACGCGCTTCGCGCGCAGCGTCACCGTCGTGCACCGGCGCGAGGAGCTGCGGGCGAGCAAGATCATGGCCGAGCGCGCGCTGCACGACCCGAAGATCCGCTTCGCCTGGAACTCCGCCGTCAGCGCGCTGCACGGCGAGCCCAAGCTGACCTCGGTCACCCTGACGGACACCCGCACGGGCGAGGAGCGCGAGGTCCCCACGACCGGCCTGTTCGTGGCCATCGGTCACGACCCCCGGAACGAGCTGGTCCGAGGCCAGGTGGCGCTGGACGACGAGGGCTACGTCCTCGTCCAGGGGCGGACGACCGCCACCGACGTGCCGGGTGTCTTCGCCTGCGGCGACCTGGTCGACCACACCTACCGGCAGGCGATCACCGCCGCGGGCAGCGGGTGCTCGGCCGCGCTGGACGCGGAGCGCTACCTCGCGGCCCAGGACGACGCCGGCCAGCCTGACCCCGGCGCGGCCCAGACGCCCGAACCCGTCGGCGCGGACGCCTGACCCCGCGGGCAGCCGCCGACGCAGACCTATCCAGTTCCACCAGATCTAGTGCGAGAGTAGGAAACCCATGGCTACCACCCCCACTTCCGATGCCACCTTCACCGAGGACGTGCTGCAGCACGACGGGCCCGTCCTCGTCGACTTCTGGGCCCCCTGGTGCGGCCCCTGCAAGATGATCGCCCCCGTCCTGGAGGAGCTCTCCGAGGAGTGGGGCGACAAGCTCAAGGTCGTGAAGCTCAATACCGACGAGAACCCCGCGACCACCCAGGCCTACGGCATCACTGGCATCCCGACGATGAACGTCTACCAGGGCGGCGAGGTCGTCAAGACCCTGGTCGGCGCCCTGCCGAAGAAGAAGCTGGCTCAGGAGCTGGAGCAGTTCACCTCCTGATCCACCGGTGACGCCCTGAGCACCGCGTCGGGCGATCAGTTCCAGCAGAAGCCGTCCACAGGGTTATCCACATCCCTGTGGACGGCTTCGCGGTTTCCTGTGGACAACTGGCGCCCGGTGCCCGGCCGTGCTGCGCGCCCGGTCAACGTCAGGGCAGGTCACCCGCGGTCGAGCAGCTCCAGGATCCGGTCCAGGTCCTCCTGGCCAGCGAACTCGACGGTGATCCGTCCCTTGCGCCGTCCCATGGCGACCTGGACGCGGGTCTCGAGGCGGTCCGACAGCCGCTCCGCCACCTCCTGCAGTTCCGGGGAGGGGTCACCGCGCCGCGTCGGCCGACGGGTCTGAGCCTGGTCCTGCTCGCCCAGCAGCACGATCTCCTCCACCGAGCGCACGGACAGGCCCTCGGCGACGATCCGCTGTGCCAGCCGCTCCATGGCCGCCCCGTCCGGCAGGCCCAGGAGGGCACGGGCGTGACCGGCGCTGAGCACCCCGGACGCGACCCGGCGAGCGACCATCGGAGGGAGCTTGAGCAGGCGGATGGTGTTGCTGATCTGCGGACGGGAGCGGCCGATCCGCGTGGCCAGCTCCTCGTGCGTGCAGCCGAAGTCCTCCAGCAGCTGCTGGTACGCCGCTGCCTCCTCCAACGGGTTCAGCTGGGCGCGGTGCAGGTTCTCCAGCAGTGCGTCCCGCAGCATGTGCTCGTCGTCGGTCGCCCGGATGATCGCCGGGATGGTGCTCCGGCCCGCCGCCTTCGTCGCCCGCAACCGGCGCTCGCCCATGACGAGCTCGAAGGGGGGCTGTGCCCCTCCGCGCTCGTCCTGGGTGACGCGCCGGATCACGACGGGCTGGAGAACCCCCAGCTCCTCGATGCTGCGCACCAGCTCGGCCAGCTCGTCCTCGTCGAAGACCTCACGAGGCTGTCGAGGGTTGGGCCGGATGTCCTCGACCGGCACCTCGGCGAACGTCGCTCCGGGCACCGGGGTGAGCCCTTCAGATCCCTCGTCTGCGGGCGCCGGAACGACGGCGGAGTGAGTCTCAGCTCCACCCGCCCGCCCCGTCTCCACCGCGGCGCCGTCCGGAGCGGCGGGACCACCGTGGTTTCCCGTGAAACCGGACGCGGCATCCGCCGTGCCCTCCGCGGAAGAGCCGGCGTGGTCCGAGCGCGGGAAGAAGACGTCGCGAGGACGCTCCTGGTCGCTGGGGGCGGAGGGGATGAGAGCGCCCAGCCCTCGTCCCAGGCCGCGACGTCGATCGGTCATGTCACACCTCCTGGCGGCGCATCTCGGCAGCCGCCTCTGCATAGGACAGTGCGCCCGCACTGCCAGGGTCGTAGGTCATCACGGTCTCGCCGTGGCTCGGCGCCTCGCTGACGCGCACCGAGCGGGGCACGGCGGTGCTCAGGACCCGGTCCCCGAAGTACTCACGCACCTGGTCGGCCACATCCGAGGCCAGCCGGGTCCGTCCGTCGTACATGGTCAACAGGATCGTCGAGATCCGCAGGTCGGCATTGAGATGCTGCTGGATCAGCTCGACGTTCTTCATGAGCTGGCTCAGCCCCTCAAGTGCGTAGTACTCACACTGGATGGGGATGAGCACCTCCCGCGCCGCCACGAAGGCGTTGACGGTCAGCAAGCCGAGGCTGGGCGGACAGTCGATGATCACCAGGTCGACCGGCTGCTCCTGCTCCGCCAGGTACACCTCAAGCGCCCGGCGCAGTCGGTTCTCGCGGGCCACGAGCGGCACGAGCTCGATCTCGGCCCCCGCGAGGTCGATGGTGGCCGGCGCACACAGTAGGCCTGGCACCTGGGGGCATGGTTGCACCACCTCGGCGAGGGGCACCCCGTCGATGATGACGTCGTAGATGCCGGCAGTCCCGCTGGAGTGGGGGATGCTCAGGGCGGTGCTCGCGTTGCCCTGAGGGTCCATGTCGACGACCAGCACCTGCAGGCCATCCAGAGCCATGGCGGCGGCGATGTTGACCGCCGTCGTGGTCTTGCCCACGCCGCCCTTCTGGTTGGATACCGTGATGATCCGCGTGCCGTCCCACGGCGCGTCGCGTGTTTCACGTGCAACACGCTCTTCGGTAGACCGTGCGCCAACGGCCAGCGGAACCGGCGTCCCGGGAGGTCGCGAATCCGTCACACCCACACCGGCGGCGGCCTCATCGGGCCCCTGCGTCGTTTCACGTGGAACGTCGTCCACGCCGTCGGGCGTTCCGGTCGGGTCTTCGACACCCGGTGGCTG containing:
- the trxB gene encoding thioredoxin-disulfide reductase, which translates into the protein MSIIVPQPSAPSTKGEVRDVIIVGSGPAGYTAAVYTARANLRPLVFEGSVTAGGALMNTTDVENFPGFPEGIMGPELMMNMREQAERFGGEMIRDDVIEMDLSGPVKTVTDGSGDVHRARSVILAMGSAYRELGLPREKELSGHGVSWCATCDGAFFRDQDILVVGGGDSAMEEATFLTRFARSVTVVHRREELRASKIMAERALHDPKIRFAWNSAVSALHGEPKLTSVTLTDTRTGEEREVPTTGLFVAIGHDPRNELVRGQVALDDEGYVLVQGRTTATDVPGVFACGDLVDHTYRQAITAAGSGCSAALDAERYLAAQDDAGQPDPGAAQTPEPVGADA
- the trxA gene encoding thioredoxin, with amino-acid sequence MATTPTSDATFTEDVLQHDGPVLVDFWAPWCGPCKMIAPVLEELSEEWGDKLKVVKLNTDENPATTQAYGITGIPTMNVYQGGEVVKTLVGALPKKKLAQELEQFTS
- a CDS encoding ParB/RepB/Spo0J family partition protein, whose protein sequence is MTDRRRGLGRGLGALIPSAPSDQERPRDVFFPRSDHAGSSAEGTADAASGFTGNHGGPAAPDGAAVETGRAGGAETHSAVVPAPADEGSEGLTPVPGATFAEVPVEDIRPNPRQPREVFDEDELAELVRSIEELGVLQPVVIRRVTQDERGGAQPPFELVMGERRLRATKAAGRSTIPAIIRATDDEHMLRDALLENLHRAQLNPLEEAAAYQQLLEDFGCTHEELATRIGRSRPQISNTIRLLKLPPMVARRVASGVLSAGHARALLGLPDGAAMERLAQRIVAEGLSVRSVEEIVLLGEQDQAQTRRPTRRGDPSPELQEVAERLSDRLETRVQVAMGRRKGRITVEFAGQEDLDRILELLDRG
- a CDS encoding ParA family protein is translated as MSTSSSLGWPAGSTPSLPPTFRNASLGWPAEPGDIGSPAGRVPRETTQAVADLATTGPQAQPPGVEDPTGTPDGVDDVPRETTQGPDEAAAGVGVTDSRPPGTPVPLAVGARSTEERVARETRDAPWDGTRIITVSNQKGGVGKTTTAVNIAAAMALDGLQVLVVDMDPQGNASTALSIPHSSGTAGIYDVIIDGVPLAEVVQPCPQVPGLLCAPATIDLAGAEIELVPLVARENRLRRALEVYLAEQEQPVDLVIIDCPPSLGLLTVNAFVAAREVLIPIQCEYYALEGLSQLMKNVELIQQHLNADLRISTILLTMYDGRTRLASDVADQVREYFGDRVLSTAVPRSVRVSEAPSHGETVMTYDPGSAGALSYAEAAAEMRRQEV